The DNA segment TCTATTTCCCCAAGCGATGGTAGCGGCGAGAAAGCCAGCTATTTCAATATCTTCTTTTAATTTATATCTATGAGGAACGCTGATGGGATCTGGCTCGATAAAGTCGAATGTGTTGTATTGAATTACTTTCGCTTCAAGGAAATCTTTAAGCTGTTCTTTATTCATCATAGGTGATTATTCAATTGGAAGTGCAAAGATAGTAATTCTAAATTTTTGGGATTCTCCACAAATGCTTCTGGAAGATATAAATTAGATAGGCACAGAATAAAGAACAAAGTAGAAATTAGCTCGATTTTCGTAACTTTCGAAGTTACTAAAAATCAGCACAATGATTACAATTTTGTTGAAAATTAACGAATGTATCATAAAAAGCAGCGAGTTTCTTGCAACCTTGTAAAATTGCCTGATGAATAAAATCACTCAAGAAGTACTTGATGATGCAAAGAAAGAGATTGATTAGAATTAAAGTAGAGATAATGAGGATCTAATGGAAAAATTGCTGTCTTCAATTATTTCAATGGCAGAGATTTTAGCAACAGCACTTAATTACGATAAAATATGAAAATAGTCATTACAATCTTCCTCTTGCTAGTTTCTGCATTTTCATACTCACAAAAAGTATTCTCAGTCAATAATACCAATCAGGCAGATGTCAAAGTATTTGTAGTTGCGTACGAAAATGAAGCTGATTTGAAAGTCTTTAAAGTAAAATATCCGAATGAGGCCGGAAAAAACGATGGGAACTGGTTTTTTACAGAATACAAAAATCAAGCAGCAAAAAGTATCTATTTTGTAGATTATAAAAATCAGGCTGATTTAAAAATATTCTTTGTAAAGTATAAAAATGAAGCGGGTTGGAAAAATAAAGAGAAATCTCATTTGTTGTATTAGTTTTGGCAAGTTGGCGAAAATGAAATCCGACTTGGAAGAGTACGTGATTTAGAAAATATTTTCTATTTAAAGACCTTTTAAGAGCAGAATTTCTTAGAGAAATATTAGTTCTTACATTGCAGAGTTTGCGAGAGGGATAGAAGAGAAAATCCTTTGTTGTGGCTTTGCGGAGCAAAAGCTACAACAAAGATTGGGAACGAATAGCCCGACCAGAGGCACCTAAAGATACCTATTTTACCGAAATCATTCTGCCGAAAGGTCTCGCCCAAAAAAAAATCGTGAATAGTATGAAAATGTTTGTAGCGATGGACATTTCTCCTAAAATTAAGGCACAAAAAAAGGAGAACTCTTATTATGAATTCTCCTTCTTCTATATATTTCTATCTATAAAATTACTTTATAAACTCTATCTTCTGTGCTTCTTCAAGATTCTTGCTATCAAAAAATCCTTGCTCATTCATCCAGTCATCGCTGAAAACTTTGCTCATATATCGAGATCCATGGTCAGGAAAAATTGCTACAACATTGCTGTCTGCGGTAAATTCTCCCTCTTCGCCATACTGCTTGATCGCTTGCATAACCGCGCCGGAAGTATATCCTACAAAAAGACCTTCGGTTTTGGCGATTGCACGAGCCATATGCGCGCTATCCTCGTCAGAAACCTTCATAAAATGATCGATTATATCGAAATCTGTCGCAGATGGAATAAGATTTTTCCCTAGACCTTCGATGCGGTAAGGATAAATCTCATCATTGTCAAATTCTTTTGTTTCGTGGTATTTTTTAAGAACTGATCCAAAAGCATCCACTCCTAAAATACGGATATTTGGATTCTGCTCTTTTAGATATTTTGCAGTACCCGAAATTGTTCCACCAGTTCCACTACAAGCAATTAGATGCGTGATTTTCCCTTGTGTTTGCTTCCAAATTTCAGGACCTGTGCTGTGGTAGTGCGCATCAACATTAAGTTGATTAAAATATTGATTAATATATACCGAGCCTTTCGTCTCTTCGTGTAATCTTTTAGCTACATTATAATAAGAACGCTCATCATCAGCAGATACATTTGCCGGGCAAACATAGACTTTTGCACCCATTGTGCGCAACATATCAATTTTGTCTTTGGATGATTTTGAACTTACAGCAAGAATACAATTATAGCCTTTAATGATGCTTACCATCGCAAGGCTAAATCCTGTATTGCCCGAAGTAGTTTCAATTATCGTATCGCCGGGAGTTAAGATTCCAGCTTTTTCGGCTTGTTCTATAATATAAAGTGCAATTCTGTCTTTGGTAGAGTGTCCTGGATTGAATGCTTCTACTTTGGCGAAGAAATTTCCGTCAATGTTGTCAGTAATTTTATTCAGCCTAATTAGGGGTGTATTTCCTATTAATTCCAGAACATTATTGTACACATTTATGTCTTCTTTCATAAAAAAAATAGTTGATGAGGAACAAAAAGAAAAATTTCTAAACCTCAAATCAATGCAAATTTAAGAAAAATATTCTAATTACATTTTATTAATTTCCAAATTCAGTAAAAAACTGAATTCCTTGGCGAGTTCTTTCAATGCTTCAAATCGTCCTGAAGCACCTCCGTGGCCGGCATCCATATTCGTATCTAAAAATAATACATTTTCGTCTGTTTTAAATTCTCGAAGCTTTGCAACCCACTTTGCAGGCTCCCAATACTGTACTTGCGAATCGTGTAAACCTGTAGAAATGTACATATTAGGATATTTCTGAGCTTTAACATTGTCGTAAGGTGAATAGGACAACATATAATTATAGAATTTCTTTTTATTTGGATTTCCCCATTCGTCGTACTCGCCAGTTGTTAGCGGAATACTGTCGTCGAGCATAGTAGTAACTACATCTACAAAAGGAACTTGTGCAATTACACCACTGTAAAGTTCTGGTGCCATATTGACAATGACCCCCATCAACATTCCTCCGGCAGATCCGCCTTCGGCATAAAGGTGTTCGGCCGAGGTGTATTTATTTTCGATAAGATATTTAGAACAGTCGATAAAATCGGTAAAAGTGTTTTTCTTGGTCAGCAATTTTCCAGTTTCATACCAATTTCGACCCAAATCTTCTCCCCCACGTACGTGTGTAATTGCATATATAAATCCACGATCGAGAAGTGATAATCTTGTAGAAGAAAAATGAGCATCCATAGAAGCGCCGTAAGAGC comes from the Flavobacterium ardleyense genome and includes:
- a CDS encoding DUF6150 family protein, encoding MKIVITIFLLLVSAFSYSQKVFSVNNTNQADVKVFVVAYENEADLKVFKVKYPNEAGKNDGNWFFTEYKNQAAKSIYFVDYKNQADLKIFFVKYKNEAGWKNKEKSHLLY
- a CDS encoding PLP-dependent cysteine synthase family protein, with the translated sequence MKEDINVYNNVLELIGNTPLIRLNKITDNIDGNFFAKVEAFNPGHSTKDRIALYIIEQAEKAGILTPGDTIIETTSGNTGFSLAMVSIIKGYNCILAVSSKSSKDKIDMLRTMGAKVYVCPANVSADDERSYYNVAKRLHEETKGSVYINQYFNQLNVDAHYHSTGPEIWKQTQGKITHLIACSGTGGTISGTAKYLKEQNPNIRILGVDAFGSVLKKYHETKEFDNDEIYPYRIEGLGKNLIPSATDFDIIDHFMKVSDEDSAHMARAIAKTEGLFVGYTSGAVMQAIKQYGEEGEFTADSNVVAIFPDHGSRYMSKVFSDDWMNEQGFFDSKNLEEAQKIEFIK